Proteins from a single region of Chryseobacterium sp. T16E-39:
- a CDS encoding FecR family protein: MKKLKYSKTEAFVFKLWSREVSGKEISRKESEVLELWKSEASKNLDKNHILESKIKVLSGLESYFGRPVKNNVFYLRRNFYRAAAVLLLLFGLTGFFSYNFFIKPDIYVAVEVNKIIKLKDGSTVMLLPGAKLTVEKSFPAKTRVVDLQGDAVFKVAKSKIHPFIVKADGFSTRVMGTVFKVMQRGARKTVELYEGKVAVSSPGTAVSYLTPNQRWTNFGSAHTAAVINDKTDKKSGKKISMLLTLTFNDVSFKSIMEILYKNYGISIRYPEEIAEKKITADLTGSSWDENVEALAFITGLEVQKENNTTYILKK, translated from the coding sequence GTGAAGAAATTGAAATACAGCAAGACCGAGGCATTTGTTTTTAAATTATGGAGCAGGGAAGTATCCGGTAAAGAGATTTCCAGAAAAGAATCAGAAGTCCTGGAACTGTGGAAAAGTGAAGCAAGTAAAAACCTGGATAAAAACCATATCCTCGAATCTAAAATTAAAGTGCTGTCTGGTTTAGAATCCTATTTTGGACGTCCGGTAAAGAATAATGTCTTTTATCTGAGACGAAATTTTTATCGTGCAGCTGCTGTATTGCTTCTCCTTTTTGGTCTTACCGGTTTTTTCTCCTATAACTTTTTCATTAAACCAGATATATATGTTGCAGTAGAAGTTAATAAGATCATCAAATTGAAAGATGGATCTACTGTAATGCTTTTGCCTGGAGCAAAACTAACTGTTGAAAAATCTTTTCCAGCTAAAACAAGGGTGGTGGATTTACAGGGTGATGCTGTATTTAAAGTAGCCAAATCCAAAATACACCCATTCATTGTAAAAGCGGATGGCTTTAGTACAAGAGTAATGGGAACAGTTTTTAAAGTGATGCAGAGAGGTGCACGTAAAACGGTGGAATTATACGAAGGAAAAGTAGCAGTTTCCTCACCAGGCACCGCTGTTTCTTACCTTACTCCTAATCAAAGGTGGACAAATTTTGGATCAGCACATACTGCGGCAGTAATTAATGACAAAACAGATAAGAAGTCTGGAAAAAAGATCTCAATGCTCCTAACCTTAACTTTTAATGATGTATCCTTTAAAAGTATCATGGAGATTTTATATAAAAACTATGGAATAAGCATCAGATATCCGGAAGAAATAGCCGAGAAGAAAATTACGGCAGACCTTACCGGAAGCAGCTGGGATGAAAATGTAGAAGCATTGGCATTTATAACCGGTCTGGAGGTACAAAAAGAAAATAATACCACTTATATATTAAAAAAATAG
- a CDS encoding TonB-dependent receptor has protein sequence MRNLKCSLTVAVIFFATTIDAQELTMKVSFSAQAGRPLIGTLEEFADKTRMRLVYSKSDIKDLKVGEVKCDNIPVTDCLKSITDNLPVAVRQRGELISVKYQGSAMSVSSVQKNGKLTGKIVDEIGNAVIGAEVSIAGKATVTDNNGDFSINIPSGTYTLTVKASGYNSLRVEKLTISNEETNTVSFAMKHISSNKETRIKEVVIKGTRKADTQAGLLAQQKKAAQMSDGISAEQISKTPDSDVGGTLKRVTGITTIDNKYVVVRSMGERWNTAAMDGINLPSTEAYNQNFSFDIIPTAMVESVVVSKTATPDMNASFAGGYVEVRTKDIPNENFTTVNVGSSYNDISTFKEFLSKKRGKYDYWGYDDGTRDFPKGLVAADWNNPLFFEQSKQFTNDNFTNYSTKANLNSNMQVALGRIFKLKNNNKWGFAAAITTRNEQNKLDIDHTGRGSWLDNAGLNVNWEQTETAPVSFFNFKNKGASYSYNSTIGTMLNFGLQLGKNRLSFRNSYTHIYDQTLTRITGWDQYTGGQDATVPYNFFYYGIVPTGTVIGETPITESTNYPVYQTLLQNKLEGSHKIGNKEITWFAARTGVTSDTKDYTIYRTNYDFIGNEILSYNQIYNSQNNFTRGYIANKETDYNYGAAFKWSMDTGSFKNDIKVGYAGAIKNNTNQQQKFFLRVDENRNVPNSEKDHLIMDGALSGWLDGSHYAPGGIGWQTKPLYKNEKYEGKVTQHAPFIMFDNRWDNKLRLVWGVRAEYFKYDLISQQQSTAADDPKAVIKAPIKEKAWQWMPSANFTYSPTSSINVRLAYNRSVIRPQFNERTGLPYFDPIANGLIYNTEMTSAVINNYDFKFEWFPGLGEIISAGLYYKNIDRPIEREGYISQEGNLFLYNGNSKNAKLKGFEVEVRKSLGFIREDTFLKNVFVSGNFTYNDTKVVAFKDIYKTEDTDETYEVNRPLYGQTPYTYNLGLLYSGDRLGLSFLYNAKGDQYVTVGYAYIGEEIQRPYAVADAQISYKLLKDKNLEFKFNIKNIFNRVREYYNNFNSYSVNKGNGSEFSTQRESLGLLPGATDKYDRDIDTTLFRAFNGRTFGLSVSYTF, from the coding sequence ATGAGAAATTTGAAATGCAGTCTTACTGTAGCGGTGATCTTTTTTGCTACGACAATAGACGCGCAGGAGTTAACAATGAAAGTCTCTTTCTCTGCTCAGGCAGGCAGACCTTTGATTGGAACACTGGAAGAATTTGCAGATAAAACAAGAATGCGTTTGGTGTATTCAAAATCAGATATAAAAGATCTCAAAGTGGGCGAGGTAAAATGTGATAACATTCCTGTAACCGATTGTCTGAAAAGTATTACAGATAATCTTCCGGTTGCAGTACGTCAAAGAGGAGAACTGATCTCGGTGAAATACCAGGGGTCTGCTATGTCTGTATCTTCAGTACAAAAAAATGGAAAACTTACCGGTAAGATTGTAGATGAGATCGGAAACGCGGTTATAGGTGCAGAAGTGAGCATAGCGGGTAAGGCAACCGTAACAGATAACAATGGGGACTTTAGCATCAACATTCCTTCTGGAACTTATACACTTACTGTGAAAGCATCCGGCTACAATTCATTAAGGGTAGAGAAGCTTACAATAAGCAATGAAGAAACAAATACAGTTTCCTTTGCTATGAAGCATATTTCTTCAAATAAGGAAACGAGAATTAAAGAAGTGGTGATTAAAGGAACCCGAAAAGCAGATACACAGGCGGGGCTTTTAGCACAACAGAAGAAAGCTGCACAAATGAGTGACGGAATATCAGCCGAACAGATTTCCAAAACTCCTGATAGTGATGTTGGAGGAACATTGAAAAGAGTAACAGGAATCACTACTATAGATAATAAATATGTGGTTGTCCGGTCAATGGGTGAGCGATGGAATACAGCTGCTATGGACGGAATTAATTTGCCAAGTACAGAAGCATATAATCAGAACTTTTCTTTTGATATTATTCCTACGGCAATGGTAGAAAGTGTAGTGGTAAGCAAAACAGCAACACCCGATATGAATGCCAGTTTTGCAGGAGGATATGTAGAAGTACGCACGAAAGATATTCCGAACGAGAACTTTACAACAGTAAATGTTGGATCTTCTTACAACGACATCTCAACATTTAAAGAATTTCTTTCGAAAAAAAGAGGAAAGTACGATTACTGGGGGTATGACGATGGAACAAGAGATTTTCCAAAAGGTTTAGTAGCTGCTGATTGGAATAACCCGCTGTTTTTTGAGCAGTCTAAACAGTTTACCAATGATAATTTTACGAATTACTCTACGAAGGCTAACCTGAACTCCAATATGCAAGTTGCGTTGGGAAGGATCTTCAAACTTAAAAATAATAATAAATGGGGTTTTGCCGCCGCCATTACCACAAGAAATGAACAGAATAAGCTAGATATTGACCATACGGGAAGAGGATCATGGTTGGATAATGCTGGATTGAACGTTAATTGGGAACAGACGGAGACAGCCCCTGTAAGCTTTTTTAATTTTAAAAATAAAGGAGCATCTTACAGCTACAACTCCACAATAGGAACCATGTTAAACTTTGGTTTACAGCTGGGTAAAAACAGATTATCCTTCCGCAATTCCTATACCCATATTTATGATCAAACTCTCACAAGGATTACGGGATGGGATCAATATACCGGAGGTCAGGATGCAACCGTTCCTTATAACTTTTTTTACTATGGAATCGTTCCTACAGGTACCGTTATTGGGGAAACACCTATTACAGAATCAACCAATTACCCGGTTTATCAGACCTTATTGCAGAACAAATTAGAAGGAAGCCATAAAATAGGAAACAAAGAAATAACTTGGTTTGCTGCCCGAACTGGGGTGACTTCTGATACAAAAGATTATACCATATACCGTACAAACTATGATTTTATTGGGAATGAAATTTTAAGCTATAATCAGATTTACAATTCCCAAAATAATTTTACAAGAGGATACATTGCAAATAAAGAAACGGATTATAACTATGGAGCTGCCTTCAAATGGAGCATGGATACCGGGAGTTTTAAAAATGATATAAAAGTAGGTTATGCAGGAGCTATAAAAAATAATACCAATCAGCAGCAAAAGTTTTTCTTAAGGGTCGATGAAAACCGAAATGTCCCCAATAGTGAAAAAGACCATTTGATTATGGATGGAGCACTTTCAGGGTGGCTTGATGGTTCTCATTACGCGCCTGGAGGGATCGGATGGCAAACCAAACCACTTTATAAAAATGAAAAATATGAGGGAAAGGTTACCCAGCATGCCCCTTTCATTATGTTTGATAATCGTTGGGACAATAAACTAAGATTAGTTTGGGGAGTGCGGGCAGAGTATTTTAAATATGATCTGATTTCGCAACAGCAAAGTACAGCTGCAGACGATCCCAAGGCTGTTATTAAAGCTCCGATTAAAGAAAAAGCATGGCAATGGATGCCTTCAGCAAATTTTACTTATAGTCCTACGAGCAGTATCAATGTGAGACTTGCCTATAATAGGTCTGTAATCCGCCCTCAATTTAATGAAAGAACAGGATTACCATATTTTGATCCTATTGCGAACGGTCTTATCTATAATACAGAAATGACTTCAGCGGTGATCAATAATTATGACTTTAAGTTTGAATGGTTCCCTGGTCTGGGAGAGATTATTTCAGCGGGATTGTATTATAAGAATATCGACCGGCCTATTGAGCGTGAAGGATATATTTCTCAGGAAGGAAATTTATTTCTCTACAATGGAAATTCTAAGAATGCAAAATTAAAAGGATTTGAAGTAGAAGTCAGAAAAAGCCTTGGATTCATCCGGGAAGATACTTTCCTTAAAAATGTGTTTGTCAGTGGTAATTTTACCTATAATGATACCAAGGTAGTTGCTTTTAAAGATATCTATAAAACAGAGGATACTGATGAGACTTATGAAGTCAATCGACCACTATACGGACAAACTCCCTATACCTATAATCTGGGATTATTATACAGTGGAGATCGTTTAGGGTTAAGCTTTTTGTACAATGCAAAAGGAGACCAGTATGTTACTGTTGGGTACGCTTATATCGGAGAGGAAATTCAGAGACCGTATGCTGTAGCGGATGCACAGATTTCATATAAGCTTCTGAAAGACAAAAATCTGGAGTTTAAATTTAATATAAAAAATATCTTCAACAGAGTTAGAGAGTACTATAATAATTTCAATTCTTACTCAGTAAATAAAGGAAATGGAAGTGAATTTAGTACGCAAAGAGAATCTTTAGGTCTTTTACCCGGTGCTACAGATAAATATGATAGGGATATTGATACTACATTATTCAGAGCATTCAATGGAAGAACGTTCGGTTTATCAGTGAGCTATACCTTTTAA
- a CDS encoding T9SS type A sorting domain-containing protein, giving the protein MKKLILLSVLVLSKFVSAQYPVWTNSFNSTSDMQGWSFHDLNGNGNGWVQGPNIYHNGTSLAYGSQGSLRYSITNVPSGSVPGFTNENDWAISPAIDLTASGGTITLAAYIGRQRTTHPVVGRYLYIYVSTPQKPVPALSDFQALATDTNGNPLPSPYVIKAGGTNPFPADLNQFVESLVDLSTFAGKKIYIGLWSNRYAADDTNLTNININEMTIFTSVLNTQDVKKVKNSTSIMQNPVAGSLLLKLNPSLKESSVSVTVFNMAGQSVLTTQYKKEINVAGLSSGNYIAVVSDGILSEKVKFIKK; this is encoded by the coding sequence ATGAAAAAATTAATTTTACTATCTGTTTTAGTTTTATCAAAATTTGTGTCTGCACAATATCCTGTATGGACCAATTCTTTTAATTCTACAAGTGATATGCAGGGATGGTCTTTCCATGACCTGAATGGAAACGGAAATGGATGGGTACAAGGACCAAATATTTATCATAATGGTACTTCTTTGGCCTATGGTTCACAAGGATCTCTTCGCTATTCAATTACTAACGTGCCTTCAGGAAGTGTACCAGGATTTACCAATGAAAATGACTGGGCTATCTCTCCTGCAATCGATCTTACAGCATCCGGAGGAACTATTACATTGGCAGCCTATATTGGCAGACAAAGAACAACGCACCCGGTAGTTGGTAGATATCTTTATATTTACGTAAGTACTCCTCAGAAACCTGTACCTGCATTGTCAGATTTTCAGGCATTAGCGACAGATACAAATGGCAATCCTCTTCCAAGCCCTTATGTAATCAAAGCAGGAGGTACTAATCCTTTTCCAGCTGATTTAAATCAGTTTGTGGAAAGCTTGGTGGACCTTTCTACTTTTGCAGGAAAAAAGATCTATATCGGATTATGGTCTAACAGATATGCGGCAGATGATACCAATCTTACGAATATCAACATCAATGAAATGACGATCTTTACGTCGGTTCTAAATACACAGGATGTAAAAAAAGTAAAAAATTCTACTTCAATTATGCAGAATCCTGTAGCAGGATCATTACTGTTAAAACTTAATCCTTCATTAAAAGAAAGCTCTGTTTCAGTAACAGTTTTCAATATGGCTGGACAATCAGTTCTTACAACTCAATACAAAAAAGAGATCAATGTTGCTGGTTTATCTTCTGGAAATTATATAGCTGTAGTATCGGACGGAATACTGTCTGAGAAAGTGAAGTTCATCAAAAAGTAA
- a CDS encoding S41 family peptidase, with product MMGKFLKFCILTLLFLSSIAVNSCRSEEEAIPDFPEGSVESINVWVQDNMKRYYYWEDQMPSKPDYHLPVKKFFASLLSQNDRFSSIVNTEDSSTYLRTVRNMYGFDYAVLQLANGQVTAVIKLVLQDSPAQNAGLRRGMIMKKINGSVINASNAENLLNSIPDHTTLDLTVGDWEAGNVINQKEITVYYGFSLNQPIVSKIFDQNGKKTGYLYIYDFPDGLSHTLNQKFAEFKANGVKDLVIDLRYNYGGSVASAAALCSMIPSGITANSLFITYKGNKNGGEVKKTFAEQIAYDPAALSFSALHANALELNRVFILTSRNTASASEIVINNLKPYLQVIQVGDTTLGKDMAGFAISDDRKPKKISWQLHPVIYKVYNADGQGEYSNGISPQIPINEYISLPLAQLGEANEILLQTVLNKIYSKSAYQENSNNNVKILTESEKPFLIPRVK from the coding sequence ATGATGGGTAAATTTTTAAAGTTTTGTATACTAACTCTATTGTTTTTAAGCTCAATAGCGGTTAATTCCTGCAGATCCGAAGAAGAAGCGATTCCTGACTTTCCGGAAGGAAGTGTAGAATCTATTAATGTCTGGGTACAGGATAATATGAAACGGTATTATTATTGGGAAGATCAGATGCCCTCAAAACCAGACTATCATCTTCCTGTAAAAAAATTCTTTGCTAGCCTTCTATCACAAAACGATCGTTTTTCAAGTATTGTAAATACTGAAGATTCTTCAACCTATTTACGCACAGTCCGGAATATGTATGGCTTTGATTATGCTGTACTTCAACTTGCTAATGGACAGGTAACAGCAGTGATAAAGCTGGTCTTGCAAGATTCCCCGGCCCAAAATGCCGGTTTGAGACGTGGAATGATCATGAAAAAGATCAATGGAAGCGTGATCAATGCTTCCAATGCAGAAAATCTGCTTAACTCTATTCCTGATCATACCACCCTTGATCTTACAGTTGGAGACTGGGAAGCGGGAAATGTGATCAATCAAAAAGAAATTACAGTATATTACGGCTTTTCCCTTAATCAGCCGATTGTTTCTAAAATTTTTGATCAAAACGGGAAAAAGACCGGGTATTTATATATCTACGACTTTCCGGATGGATTGTCCCATACCCTCAATCAGAAATTTGCAGAATTTAAAGCTAATGGAGTAAAAGATCTTGTAATCGATCTTAGATATAACTATGGTGGATCAGTAGCTTCTGCAGCGGCATTATGTTCAATGATCCCTTCAGGAATAACTGCTAATTCACTTTTCATAACATACAAAGGAAATAAGAATGGAGGTGAAGTTAAGAAAACCTTTGCTGAACAGATTGCTTATGATCCGGCAGCTCTTAGCTTCTCGGCTCTGCATGCCAATGCATTGGAACTAAACAGGGTATTTATTCTTACGTCCAGAAATACTGCTTCTGCCTCCGAAATAGTAATCAATAATCTTAAACCTTATTTACAGGTAATACAGGTAGGAGATACTACTTTAGGGAAAGATATGGCAGGATTTGCAATCTCGGATGACCGTAAACCGAAGAAAATTTCCTGGCAGCTTCATCCTGTTATCTATAAAGTATACAATGCGGATGGGCAAGGAGAATACAGCAACGGTATTTCGCCTCAAATTCCAATTAACGAATATATCTCTCTTCCTTTGGCTCAGCTGGGAGAGGCAAATGAGATTTTACTTCAGACGGTCTTGAATAAAATTTATTCAAAATCTGCCTATCAGGAAAATTCAAATAACAATGTGAAAATCCTTACAGAAAGTGAGAAACCTTTTTTAATACCAAGGGTTAAATAA
- a CDS encoding ATP-binding protein — protein MILIVDDNQNNIYSLKKLLESKNFPVDTANSGEEALGKALKNDYALIILDVQMPGMDGFEVAEIFAGYSKTKEIPIIFLSAVNTEKRFITRGYASGGRDYVTKPVDPEILLLKVKTFYNLQEQNLEMKKTQQSLELEVKGRRESQVTMKSRIDHFHLMLEGLPQIAFTLNEDGIVDFVNGRWYQYSAHNKDFPETYPNDLNIKTEFEKSRKNGKAFELETRIKNIESGEYRYHLLRISPVYEGGHLKNWVGTFTDIDDQKKVENEKDEFLSIASHELKTPLTSIKAYVQLLERKLKLDKDSAEAGYVTKVQDQIEKLNSLISDLLDVSKIENGKLKINKKPSNLEKVIEIAIETILQTHDEDKVKIQRHGEKPDIIIPFDEIRIEQVLINFLTNAIKYSPENNQVIISTFVDENEVKVSVTDFGIGIPDFKQKAVFQKFYRVEESSLQFQGMGIGLYICSEIIKQHGGTIGLSSIINEGSTFYFTLPLN, from the coding sequence ATGATCCTAATTGTCGATGATAACCAGAACAATATTTACTCTTTAAAGAAGTTATTAGAATCCAAAAATTTTCCGGTGGATACAGCTAATTCCGGCGAAGAGGCATTAGGGAAAGCATTAAAGAATGATTATGCCCTTATTATCTTAGATGTCCAGATGCCGGGGATGGACGGATTTGAAGTTGCAGAGATATTTGCAGGATATAGTAAGACTAAGGAAATACCCATTATATTTTTATCGGCAGTTAATACTGAAAAAAGATTTATTACCCGCGGATATGCTTCCGGAGGTCGGGATTATGTGACCAAGCCGGTAGATCCTGAAATTTTATTGCTTAAAGTTAAAACGTTCTATAATCTCCAGGAGCAGAATCTTGAGATGAAAAAAACGCAGCAAAGTCTTGAACTGGAAGTGAAAGGAAGGCGGGAATCTCAGGTAACCATGAAGTCTAGAATTGATCACTTTCATCTGATGCTGGAAGGATTACCACAAATTGCTTTTACCTTAAATGAAGACGGAATTGTAGATTTTGTGAATGGCAGATGGTATCAGTATTCTGCTCATAATAAGGATTTTCCTGAAACTTATCCCAATGATCTCAATATTAAAACTGAATTTGAAAAATCCAGAAAAAATGGGAAGGCTTTTGAGCTGGAAACCCGGATAAAAAATATAGAATCAGGAGAGTACAGGTATCATTTATTACGGATATCCCCTGTATATGAAGGAGGTCATCTTAAAAATTGGGTAGGAACATTTACGGACATTGATGATCAGAAAAAGGTTGAAAACGAAAAAGATGAGTTTTTGAGTATTGCCAGCCATGAGCTAAAAACTCCGTTGACCAGTATTAAAGCTTATGTGCAGCTGTTAGAACGTAAATTAAAACTTGATAAAGACAGTGCAGAAGCAGGTTATGTCACAAAAGTTCAGGACCAGATCGAAAAACTTAATAGTTTGATCAGTGATCTATTAGATGTTTCTAAAATTGAGAATGGCAAATTGAAAATCAATAAAAAGCCTTCCAACTTAGAGAAAGTAATTGAAATCGCGATTGAAACCATACTTCAGACACATGATGAAGATAAAGTGAAAATTCAACGCCATGGTGAAAAACCGGATATCATTATTCCTTTTGACGAAATCCGCATAGAACAGGTATTGATCAACTTCCTGACCAATGCTATAAAATACTCTCCTGAAAACAATCAGGTTATTATCAGTACTTTTGTAGATGAAAATGAAGTGAAAGTAAGCGTTACCGACTTTGGAATAGGGATTCCTGATTTTAAACAAAAAGCTGTATTTCAAAAATTTTATAGGGTAGAAGAATCATCGTTACAATTTCAGGGAATGGGGATTGGTCTCTATATCTGCTCTGAAATTATCAAGCAGCATGGAGGAACGATCGGGTTATCTAGTATCATCAATGAAGGTTCTACATTTTATTTCACTTTACCTCTAAATTAA